A stretch of Pygocentrus nattereri isolate fPygNat1 chromosome 8, fPygNat1.pri, whole genome shotgun sequence DNA encodes these proteins:
- the map1lc3cl gene encoding microtubule-associated proteins 1A/1B light chain 3C, with product MPPFERSMEMMPFKQRKCLATRKDEVCTIRSKFPNKLPVIVERYIREKQLPLLDKTKFLVPHELTMGQFLCLLRSKIALEASQTLYLLISGKSMCCMTASMAEIYSQHRDPDGFLYMTYSSQDMFG from the exons ATGCCGCCCTTCGAGAGGTCCATGGAAATGATGCCTTTCAAGCAAAGGAAGTGCTTGG CCACACGAAAAGATGAAGTCTGCACAATTCGGTCCAAATTTCCCAATAAGTTGCCG GTCATCGTTGAGCGATACATTAGAGAGAAACAGCTTCCTCTACTGGACAAAACAAAGTTCTTGGTCCCTCATGAACTCACAATGGGGCAGTTTCTGTGCCTGCTCAG gagtAAGATAGCACTGGAGGCCTCCCAGACTTTGTACCTGCTGATCTCAGGAAAGAGCATGTGCTGTATGACGGCCAGCATGGCGGAGATATACTCACAGCACAGAGATCCCGACGGCTTCCTCTACATGACCTACTCCTCGCAAGATATGTTCGGGTGA
- the ehd1a gene encoding EH domain-containing protein 1a produces MFSWSKGNGKKDPELFQNVSDGLKRLYRNKLFPLEDTYRFHDFHSPALEDADFDNKPMVLLVGQYSTGKTTFIRHLMEQDFPGMRIGPEPTTDSFIAVMHGEQEGVIPGNALVVDPKKPFRKLNAFGNAFLNRFMCAQLKNPVLESISIIDTPGILSGEKQRISRGYDFAAVLEWFAERVDRIILLFDAHKLDISDEFSEVIKALKNHEDKMRVVLNKADQISTQQLMRVYGALMWSLGKIINTPEVVRVYIGSFWAQPLLVTDNRKLFEAEEQDLFRDIQSLPRNAALRKLNDLIKRARLAKVHAYIITSLKKEMPSVFGKDTKKKELISNLGAIYEKIEKEHNISPGDFPNLKKMQELLVGQDFNKFPALKPKLLETVEDMLAHDIAKLMTLVRQEEASMPNQMVKGGAFDGTMNGPFGHGYGEGAGEGIDELEWVVGRDKPSYDEIFYTLSPVNGKVSGAAAKKEMLKSKLPNTVLGKIWTLADVDKDGFLDDEEFALANHLIKVKLEGYELPAKLPTHLVPPSKRGQEQQ; encoded by the exons ATGTTTAGCTGGTCTAAAGGGAACGGGAAGAAAGACCCGGAGCTTTTCCAGAACGTGTCTGATGGACTCAAGCGCCTCTACCGCAACAAGCTCTTCCCTCTGGAGGACACCTATCGCTTCCACGACTTCCATTCACCGGCGCTGGAAGATGCCGATTTCGACAACAAGCCCATGGTCCTTTTGGTCGGTCAGTATTCGACCGGCAAGACGACCTTCATCCGGCATCTCATGGAGCAGGATTTCCCCGGCATGCGGATAGGCCCCGAGCCCACCACCGACTCCTTCATCGCGGTGAtgcacggagagcaggagggcgTCATACCGGGCAATGCCCTGGTGGTGGACCCCAAGAAACCCTTCAGAAAGCTTAACGCGTTTGGCAACGCTTTCTTGAACAG gtttaTGTGTGCACAGTTGAAAAACCCAGTCTTGGAGAGTATCAGTATCATCGATACTCCAGGCATCCTGTCTGGGGAGAAACAGAGGATCAGCCGAG GCTATGACTTTGCGGCTGTGCTGGAGTGGTTTGCTGAACGAGTGGACCGCATTATCCTGCTCTTCGATGCTCACAAGCTGGATATCTCAGATGAGTTCTCTGAGGTGATCAAGGCCTTGAAAAACCATGAAGACAAGATGCGTGTGGTGCTGAACAAAGCGGACCAGatcagcacacagcagctgATGAGAGTGTATGGCGCTCTCATGTGGTCATTAGGGAAGATCATTAACACCCCAGAGGTGGTGCGGGTCTACATCGGCTCGTTCTGGGCGCAGCCTCTCCTGGTGACAGACAACAGGAAGCTGTTTGAAGCCGAGGAACAGGATCTCTTCCGAGACATTCAGAGTCTTCCACGGAATGCTGCCCTGAGAAAGCTGAACGATCTGATCAAGAGGGCACGTCTCGCCAAG GTTCATGCCTACATCATCACCTCACTGAAGAAGGAGATGCCCAGTGTGTTTGGGAAAGATACCAAGAAGAAAGAGCTCATATCTAACCTGGGTGCCATCTATGAGAAAATAGAGAAGGAACACAACATCTCTCCAGGAGACTTCCCCAACCTCAAGAAGATGCAG GAACTCCTGGTTGGTCAAGACTTCAACAAGTTCCCTGCCTTGAAGCCCAAACTGCTAGAGACCGTTGAGGACATGCTGGCCCACGATATCGCCAAGCTCATGACCCTTGTGCGGCAGGAGGAGGCATCCATGCCCAACCAAATGGTGAAAGGTGGTGCTTTTGATGGCACAATGAATGGGCCATTTGGCCACGGCTATGGTGAGGGTGCCGGAGAGGGCAtcgatgagctggagtgggTGGTGGGCCGTGACAAGCCATCCTATGATGAGATCTTCTATACACTGTCCCCTGTTAATGGCAAGGTGTCTGGCGCTGCTGCCAAGAAGGAGATGCTGAAGTCCAAGCTGCCTAACACAGTGCTCGGCAAGATCTGGACCCTGGCTGACGTGGACAAGGACGGTTTCCTGGATGACGAGGAGTTTGCTCTGGCCAACCATCTGATCAAAGTGAAGCTCGAGGGATACGAGCTTCCTGCTAAACTGCCCACTCACCTTGTGCCACCTTCCAAGCGTGGTCAGGAGCAACAGTGA